A region from the Manihot esculenta cultivar AM560-2 chromosome 13, M.esculenta_v8, whole genome shotgun sequence genome encodes:
- the LOC110608049 gene encoding cytochrome b6-f complex iron-sulfur subunit, chloroplastic: MASTALSPSAPSQLCSSKSGIFSPTHAAFAKTARTPKVINHRSMRITCQASSVPADDRVPDMGKRQLMNLLLLGAISLPTGFMLVPYTAFFVPPGTGGAGGGTVAKDAVGNDVIAAQWLKTHGPGDRTLTQGLKGDPTYLVVEKDRTLATYGINAVCTHLGCVVPWNAAENKFICPCHGSQYNDQGRVVRGPAPLSLALAHADVEVDTGKVVFVPWVETDFRTGDAPWWA; this comes from the exons ATGGCTTCCACTGCTCTCTCTCCCTCAGCTCCTTCGCAG CTGTGCTCTAGCAAGAGTGGAATTTTCTCCCCTACACATGCTGCTTTTGCAAAAACAGCAAGAACACCCAAGGTGATCAATCACAGATCAATGAGAATCACATGCCAGGCATCAAGTGTTCCTGCTGATGATAGAGTTCCTGACATGGGTAAGAGGCAGCTCATGAATCTGCTTCTTCTGGGTGCTATTTCTCTCCCTACTGGATTCATGCTGGTTCCTTATACCGCCTTCTTTGTCCCACCTGG GACGGGAGGTGCTGGAGGTGGCACCGTAGCAAAGGATGCAGTTGGAAATGATGTAATTGCAGCACAATGGCTTAAGACTCATGGCCCTGGTGACCGAACCCTCACTCAAGGATTGAAG GGAGATCCCACCTACCTTGTTGTGGAGAAAGACAGGACTTTAGCAACATATGGAATAAATGCAGTGTGCACACATCTTGGGTGTGTGGTGCCCTGGAATGCTGCTGAGAATAAGTTCATCTGCCCCTGCCATGGATCCCAGTACAATGACCAAGGAAGAGTCGTCAGAGGCCCTGCTCCTCTG TCACTGGCCTTGGCACATGCAGATGTTGAAGTTGATACTGGGAAGGTGGTGTTTGTCCCATGGGTTGAGACAGATTTCAGAACTGGAGATGCTCCTTGGTGGGCTTAA